A single genomic interval of Anopheles marshallii chromosome 2, idAnoMarsDA_429_01, whole genome shotgun sequence harbors:
- the LOC128708431 gene encoding zinc finger CCCH-type with G patch domain-containing protein — protein MSVDELDKSIQQYKAQLDQIAQALQHTKDANERQELNKLKQDLIELLELTLETLDPTSDEDNEPGPPPDNRCSTADDRMDDEFALFMKEIKELPAEPETLTDESVANPDTASQDEPDFDGLVGSKCSAPHLHSWGSTAYHNAMVCSLDTSNLAEATAKVLFTNPTHREMIPCAYFLEGECRFVDDKCHYSHGEVVRLDQLRDYRVPRFERLRQKGSRALVKQPSTRLWCKAIVLEVDFDAKRCKIRLEEGKRDQMDVPFEDLLPLDDDEECGSERENPSDDGSSGEDADEESLRKALMVEKSLFQPAPDRRLGEWEEYTRGIGSKIMQKMGYIVGTGLGREGEGRVLPVSAQVLPQGRSLDYCMELREQANGDKDLFSVEKKLVQLRKQQEKRDAKDYERRAKADKAKDVFAFINEKVFSGGENSKSKPTARQGELTRHDLKEHSSKNLNIASLKLSEEIRRTEADVERLKIALTRHKAGTPASDNLRRQIDAKRAEIKRLQTSEYNISKEQQLRTDKKKMTIF, from the exons ATGAGCGTCGACGAGTTGGATAAATCGATTCAACAATACAAAGCACAG CTTGATCAGATCGCACAAGCCTTACAACACACCAAGGATGCAAATGAGCGACAAGAGCTGAATAAGCTGAAGCAAGATTTGATTGAATTGCTGGAACTTACACTAGAAACGCTCGATCCTACAAGCGATGAAGACAACGAACCCGGTCCTCCGCCGGACAATCGATGCTCAACAGCGGACGATCGGATGGATGACGAATTCGCACTGTTTATGAAGGAGATTAAAGAACTTCCTGCCGAGCCGGAAACATTAACGGACGAAAGTGTAGCGAACCCGGACACAGCATCACAAGACGAACCAGACTTTGATGGATTGGTTGGTAGCAAGTGCTCAGCGCCTCATTTACATAGCTGGGGCTCAACCGCATACCATAACGCGATGGTATGCAGCCTCGATACGTCAAATTTAGCCGAAGCGACCGCAAAGGTATTGTTCACCAATCCTACCCACCGGGAGATGATACCCTGCGCATACTTTCTCGAAGGAGAATGTCGCTTCGTAGACGACAAGTGTCACTATTCGCACGGGGAAGTTGTTCGGTTGGATCAGCTGCGTGACTACCGAGTGCCGCGCTTCGAACGATTGCGCCAAAAGGGTAGCCGTGCGCTGGTGAAACAACCATCTACGCGGCTCTGGTGTAAGGCCATCGTGCTGGAGGTGGACTTTGATGCAAAGCGATGTAAAATCCGACTAGAGGAAGGCAAACGTGATCAAATGGATGTGCCATTCGAAGATCTTTTGCCactggatgatgatgaggagtGTGGTTCGGAACGTGAGAACCCATCGGACGATGGTTCCAGTGGTGAAGATGCCGATGAAGAATCTCTCCGTAAGGCACTAATGGTGGAGAAAAGCCTGTTCCAACCGGCACCCGATCGACGGTTAGGCGAATGGGAGGAGTACACACGTGGCATAGGATCGAAAATTATGCAGAAAATGGGTTACATCGTTGGAACGGGGCTTGGTCGGGAGGGCGAAGGAAGAGTGTTGCCGGTAAGCGCACAGGTGCTACCACAGGGTCGTTCCCTCGACTACTGCATGGAACTGCGCGAACAAGCCAACGGCGACAAGGATCTGTTCAGCGTGGAGAAAAAGCTCGTACAGCTTCGgaagcagcaggaaaagcGCGATGCCAAGGATTACGAGCGTCGGGCCAAGGCGGACAAAGCGAAAGATGTGTTCGCTTTTATCAACGAAAAGGTGTTCAGTGGTGGCGAAAACTCAAAATCAAAACCGACGGCCCGGCAGGGCGAGCTGACCAGGCACGATCTTAAGGAACATTCGTCCAAAAACTTAAACATTGCCAGCCTGAAGCTATCGGAAGAGATACGCCGAACGGAGGCCGATGTGGAACGGCTCAAAATAGCGCTAACGCGACACAAGGCAGGAACGCCAGCATCGGACAACTTACGACGACAGATCGATGCGAAGCGTGCGGAAATCAAGCGCCTACAGACATCGGAATACAATATTTCCAAGGAACAACAGTTGCGCACGGACAAAAAGAAGATGACGATATTTTAA
- the LOC128707177 gene encoding cell division cycle 7-related protein kinase, with translation MDSAQQQRQSSRTDCDEEEDARDVEMQPADAPDLKVAQTPATPMVIEQETAVIRPKMEATSNNAESKNPKFWDRYEMHGEFDKGTFSTVLLASLRTQQHMPLDKRSKFAIKLIVPTSHPDRIAREILCMKKMGGQCNVVGLVDAFRFKGSGSVGLVMNYIPQEPFHLYFAQLTPGDVQRYLQQLLIALERVHLFGVIHRDVKPSNFLHSPRNGVGTYMLVDFGLAQETNKGVLSLRTPGHQPGQTDEGGKREDQVVPQHQDAVLVRNPLNRKTTSNTHPLKLSNSTTKDLADAPMLGRQIKSVASTVSNGVKHRRSAMLENRSPYARDLKTDGANVVSRHAVDQPTCVCYGRAQVCNLCLVKPEMNAPRAGTPGYRPPEVLLKYPDQTTAVDIWAAGVIFLSLLSKLYPVFTNEDDLTSLAQIIEVFGYERIKETARLLKRGLVCTPETMAKQPYNLRRFCQNFRVIYKRRESGATVGGSSPPSGRDEENLSCDNCCKPPDGCLCQRRRSVADESVGHPRDADCDEYGPEAYDLLERLLETNPHQRITASEALQHPYFNVQY, from the exons ATGGATAGCGCACAGCAACAACGGCAATCGTCGCGTACGGACTGcgacgaggaggaggacgcCCGGGATGTTGAGATGCAACCGGCAGACGCGCCGGACCTAAAGGTAGCCCAGACCCCTGCAACACCGATGGTCATCGAGCAGGAAACTGCAGTTATCCGTCCGAAGATGGAAG CCACATCGAACAACGCAGAATCGAAGAACCCAAAGTTCTGGGATCGATACGAGATGCACGGTGAGTTCGACAAGGGTACGTTCAGCACGGTTTTGCTGGCATCGTTACGTACCCAGCAGCACATGCCGCTAGACAAACGGAGCAAGTTTGCGATCAAGCTGATCGTACCAACGAGCCATCCGGATCGGATCGCGCGAGAGATACTCTGCATGAAGAAGATGGGCGGCCAATGCAATGTGGTCGGGCTAGTTGATGCGTTCCGGTTCAAGGGTTCCGGTTCGGTAGGGCTCGTGATGAACTACATTCCGCAGGAACCGTTCCATCTGTACTTCGCCCAGCTAACACCGGGTGACGTGCAGCGCTATCTGCAGCAGTTGTTGATCGCCCTGGAACGGGTGCATCTGTTCGGGGTAATTCATCGGGATGTGAAACCTAGCAACTTCTTGCACAGTCCACGCAATGGCGTGGGTACCTACATGCTGGTAGACTTTGGTCTAGCGCAGGAAACGAATAAAGGCGTACTGTCACTGCGAACACCCGGACACCAGCCCGGCCAGACTGATGAGGGTGGCAAGCGTGAGGATCAGGTTGTTCCGCAACATCAAGATGCTGTCCTGGTGCGCAACCCGTTGAATCGAAAAACCACCAGCAATACCCACCCGTTGAAGCTCTCGAATAGTACAACGAAGGATCTCGCCGATGCTCCGATGCTGGGTCGGCAAATCAAATCGGTCGCCAGTACCGTCAGCAATGGGGTAAAGCATCGCCGTTCGGCAATGCTAGAAAACCGATCGCCCTATGCGAGGGATCTCAAAACGGACGGTGCTAACGTGGTATCGCGCCATGCCGTGGACCAACCCACGTGCGTTTGCTACGGTCGGGCGCAGGTGTGCAATCTGTGCCTGGTGAAGCCGGAAATGAATGCTCCGCGGGCCGGTACGCCTGGCTATCGGCCACCGGAAGTGTTGCTGAAGTATCCGGACCAAACGACGGCTGTCGATATCTGGGCCGCTGGTGTCATCTTTCTCAGCCTGTTGAGCAAGCTGTATCCAGTCTTTACCAACGAGGACGACTTGACCTCGCTGGCGCAAATCATTGAGGTGTTTGGGTACGAGCGTATAAAGGAAACGGCCCGTCTACTAAAACGGGGACTAGTTTGCACGCCGGAAACGATGGCAAAACAGCCATACAATTTGCGGCGTTTTTGTCAAAACTTCCGCGTTATTTACAAAAGGCGCGAATCGGGTGCGACTGTCGGTGGATCTAGTCCACCGTCTGGCCGGGATGAGGAAAACTTGTCCTGCGACAACTGTTGCAAACCTCCGGACGGTTGTCTGTGCCAGCGTCGTAGGAGTGTGGCCGATGAGAGTGTTGGACATCCGAGGGATGCGGATTGCGATGAGTACGGTCCGGAAGCGTACGATCTGCTGGAACGGTTGCTCGAAACAAACCCGCACCAGCGTATTACCGCTTCTGAGGCGTTGCAGCATCCCTACTTTAATGTACAGTACTGA